The DNA window CCATATGCAATTAAAATTCACGTGACTTTCCAACGCATCTGTCGTTGCGTTGCTACTGCGCCGCCAGGTCGGCTGCAGGCGTGCGGTAGTTGGCTGGAGTCTGGCTGAGTGCGGGCGCGGCCTGCCGAAGGCCGGGCGGTGCGGTTTACTGAGGGGAGTAACGCTTGACGCCAGCCAGGCGTCGGCCCGCTATGGAAGTTGCGTTCCCCCGAAGGAGAAAAATCTGAAGCCGCGTCTCAAGGTTGCTGCGTCTGAAATGGCTTCCGGTGAACTGGAAGAAATCTACGCCGGTTTAAAAAAGAAAATGGGAAAGGTCGTCAACATCTTTTAAGGGATGGGGAACAGCCCCGCCGCGCTAAACGCGTACCTCGCCATGTCGGGAGCCCTGGCCGAAGGCGACCTGAAGCCCGCGGATCGCGAAGCCGTGTATCTGGCCGTCAGCGTAGGAAACGGCTGCCAGTACTGCGTCTCGGCGCATACCGTCATCGCCAAAAAAGCAGGGCTCTTGGAAGAGGAGACGCTGGCCGTTCGACGCTTCGAATCCCCCGATGCTAAACGCGCCGCCTTGCTCGAATTTGTCCGGAAAGTAATCGCCGCCAAAGGTTTCGTTGCCGACGCAGAAATCGAGGCCGTGCGAACGGCAGGTTACTCCAGCGGACAGATCGCCGAGGCGGTCGGCTATATCGGTCTGGCGACTTTTTCCAACCTGTTCAATCATGTGAACGACACCGAGCTCGACTTCCCCGCGGCCAAGGAACTGGAGAGCTAGTTCCTCCCTGCTACGAATCGCTCCCGGCATTATTCTGCAGGCCAGCTTCCCTCGCCGCTTCTCCGCCGGACCCTGAGGGAAGCGTTCTCCTGGACCGGCTCCCAGCCGCGGCCGCTTCGAGCACCTGCCCCCGCCGCTGTCTGCAGCGATGCGATCCGGCCGTCCAACGCGTGCGCTTTTCCGCACGACCGGGACCCTGCCCAGGCGATCGCCAGTGAGTTGACCCCTGTAACGGCCTGGCCAATACTAGGGCCAGACGTTCTTGAGCATATTGCCCCCTTTGACGGAGACCGCCATGCCGTACCGAAACGATCTTCAATGCACCAAAAGCCCTCGAGTCCCGACGACCGGGCGACTGCTTCCCGGCCTGCTCGCCATGCTGCTGCTCGCTGGCATTCAGCAGGCCGTCCAGGCGGCGGACGCCTCGGCGGAACGCTCGCCCAACATTGTGGTGATCTTTATCGACGACATGGCGTACGCCGATATCGGTCCTTTCGGGGCGACCGGTTACTCCACGCCGCACCTGGATCAGATGGCGAAAGAGGGGGCAAAGTTCACCGACTTTGTCGTGTCGTCCGCGGTCTGTTCGGCCTCCCGTTCCGCCCTGCTGACCGGCTGTTATCATCGCCGGATCGGGTTCGCCGGCGCCCTGGGGCCGAGCGCGAATCATGGCATCAGCGACGACGAAGTCACGCTGGCGGAACTTTGCAAACAGAAGGGCTATGCGACCGCCTGTTTTGGGAAGTGGCACCTGGGACATCACCCGCGTTTCCTGCCGACCAGCCATGGCTTTGACGAGTACTTCGGCCTGCCGTATTCCAACGATATGTGGCCCTACCATCCCACCGCCAAATTCCCCCCGCTGCCGCTCATCGAAGGGGTCAAGGTCATCAACAGCAATGTGACGGGCGCCGACCAGGAGCAACTCACCACGCAGTACACCGAGAAGGCGGTCGACTTTATTCATCGCCACAAGGACCAGCCGTTTCTGCTGTACCTGCCGCACAGCATGGTGCATGTGCCGCTGTATGTATCGGACAAATTCAAAGGGAAAAGCGAACGCGGCCTGTTCGGCGACGTGGTGATGGAAGTCGACTGGTCGGTGGGCCAGGTGATGGACGCCCTGAAGAAGAACGGCATTGACGACCAGACGCTGGTGATCTTCACCTCGGACAATGGTCCCTGGCTCAGCTATGGCGACCATGCCGGCTCTTCGGGGCCGCTCCGGGAAGGGAAGGGAACCGAGTTTGAAGGCGGCATCCGCGAGCCAACCCTGATGCGCTGGCCCGGCAAGATTCCGGCCGGTCTGTTTTGCGACGAGCTGGCTTCGACGATCGACATTCTGCCGACGGTCGCCAAACTGATCGGCGCCCAACTGCCCGACCATAAAATCGATGGCAAGGATATTCGCCCGCTGATGTTTGGCAAAAAGGACGCCGTGTCCCCGCATGCCGCGTTCTACTGCTACTACAGCGGCGGCGAGCTCCAGGCGGTGCGCGATCGCCAGTGGAAGCTGTTCTTCCCGCACCGGTATCGCACCCTCAACGGTCGGCCGGGCGGAACAGGCGGTACGCCGGTCAACTATGACCACACCATGACCGGCCTGGAGCTTTACGATCTTAAGAACGATGTGGGCGAAACCAGGAATGTCGCCGACGAGCACCCCGAGATTGTCAAGCGACTGCAGCAGGCGGCCGAGGCGGCGCGCGCCGAGCTGGGCGACAAGCTGACCGGGCAAAAAGGAGCTGGCGTGCGACCCGCAGGCCAGATGCAACCGGACGATGTTCGGCTGAAGTGGTAGCCGCCGGAAGCGATCATCGCCTGAGCAAGCAGGCGGTATCGGTCAGCCCCAAAGAAAAAGCCCGGCTGTCAGAAAATTCAGGCGCCGGGCAAGGCGACGCCGCTGGAACGCGGCGTCGACGGAAAGATTGCGGAGCGGGAACAAAAGGGCGTCTCTACGGCCCTTTCTTCCGCGGCCCGTTCGGGAGCGAGATTACTTGTCGTTCGACTGGCGGTCGGAGACCTCGCTGCCTAGCGCCAGGCCGTCGGCTTTGCGCCAGATCGAGACATCGAGCTCTTCGGCGCCCTTCTTCAGGTTCTTGATAAGCGGCAGGACGACCGAAGCCGGCAGCGAATAGGTCGAGACGCGTCCCGCCCTGGCGATGTTGATGCCGACTGCTTTGCCATCGAGATCGACGAGCGGACCGCCGCAATCCTGGGGGCGGAGAACGCTGTCGTGTTCAATGGCCGCCGGGAAACCGGTGCGGCGTTCGCTTAAATCGCCGCCTAGCGAATTCTGGAAATCGCGGCGTTTGTCCGATTCGTCGAACATGCTGCGATTGCCCAGGGTGGCGGCCAGCTCAATCGACTTTTCGTTCCGCAGTACTTTCAGCTTGAGGATCTCTCCCGGCTGGAAGGTGCGGACGTAGCGGATCAGTTCTTCGCGGGTTTTGACCAGCTGGCCGTTCACCATGGTGACGATATCGTTCACCAGCAAACCGGCGCGTTCGGCGCCGGAGCCGGGCATCACCTGGTCGATGCGAGGTCCTTTGTCGTCCTGGTCGAGGAGGATTCCGAGGATGCCGCTGGGGGCTTCGATCTCGCGAGAAATAGCGCCGACCACGCCAATGCTGATCGGCAGTTCGCCGGGACCAGGCGTGGCGAGCCAGCTGCCGGCCAGCGGTTCGTCGGCGGTCCGCCACTGAATGACGGGCAGATCCTTGGCTTCGATTTTCAGTAACGCCAGGTCAGTTTCGCGATGCACGCCCAGCAGTTCGGCCGGAAGTTTCTCGCCGCTGTCCAGTTCACAAACCAGGGCGCCGTGGAGCTCGCTGGCTTTGGTAATGATGTATCCGGCCGTGTCAACAATGGCGCCCAGGGCGGCTGGTTTGCCGTCGTTAATCACAATGACGGTGCTGCGTTTCGGGGTGGCGACCACGTCGCGAAAAGCAGTCAACACCGTGCGATGATTGCGTTCATTCTTGCTGACGCGCTGGGCGCTGGCAAAGCTGGCTCCCCCTAGCGATAAACAGAGGACCATCGACAGAATGCAGGTCCGTCGAAACTCTGCGCGGTGAACGAGTGAGGCGATCGACATATTCATAAAGCTGGGATCCTTGCGCAGTAAGAATAGACGGCAATCAGGAGGGGAGTTCAAAAACAGGGTCGCGGCTCACGGCCACTCGCCGCCAGATGAGCTCTGGTGAAGACGGCCGGCTGCTGGAGTTCGGGGTTTATTCGCGGACTCCGATGGTCATTTCCAGGCGAATCGTTTCGCCGTCGCGAAGCACTTCGATCGGCACGCGGTCGCCAGGGCTTTTGCGACCAACGAACGTAGCCAGGGAAGCAAAGTCGGTGACTTTCTCGCCGTCGAATTTGGTGAGAATATCGCCCTCTTTGATGCCGGCCTTGTCAGCGGGGGCGTCGGGATAAACGCGGGCAATGATGGCCTTGTCGGAATTGGGGTCGCCTTGCACGCCGATGTACGGACCGCCGTCGTCGAGGGAGCCCCACTCTTCGCTGGCGGCGAGGCGATCCCAGGTATCTCGAAAGCTGTTGACCGGCACGTGCATGTTGGCCGTCAGGGGACTGCCGATCCGACTGTGGATGGCGATGACTTCTCCGTCGGCGTTAAACAGCGGTCCGCCCGAGTCGCCGCCGACCAGGGTGCAGTCGGTCGACATGACCGTATTGCGATTGGTCAGGACACGTCCCAGGCGAACAACGGGCTGGCGTCCCTCCTGGTAACCGTTGGGATGGCCGATCGCGATGACCCACTGACCGATTTTAACTTTGGTGGAATCTCCCTGCTCGGCGAACTGCAGTTT is part of the Lignipirellula cremea genome and encodes:
- a CDS encoding carboxymuconolactone decarboxylase family protein, whose translation is MGNSPAALNAYLAMSGALAEGDLKPADREAVYLAVSVGNGCQYCVSAHTVIAKKAGLLEEETLAVRRFESPDAKRAALLEFVRKVIAAKGFVADAEIEAVRTAGYSSGQIAEAVGYIGLATFSNLFNHVNDTELDFPAAKELES
- a CDS encoding sulfatase family protein; translation: MLLLAGIQQAVQAADASAERSPNIVVIFIDDMAYADIGPFGATGYSTPHLDQMAKEGAKFTDFVVSSAVCSASRSALLTGCYHRRIGFAGALGPSANHGISDDEVTLAELCKQKGYATACFGKWHLGHHPRFLPTSHGFDEYFGLPYSNDMWPYHPTAKFPPLPLIEGVKVINSNVTGADQEQLTTQYTEKAVDFIHRHKDQPFLLYLPHSMVHVPLYVSDKFKGKSERGLFGDVVMEVDWSVGQVMDALKKNGIDDQTLVIFTSDNGPWLSYGDHAGSSGPLREGKGTEFEGGIREPTLMRWPGKIPAGLFCDELASTIDILPTVAKLIGAQLPDHKIDGKDIRPLMFGKKDAVSPHAAFYCYYSGGELQAVRDRQWKLFFPHRYRTLNGRPGGTGGTPVNYDHTMTGLELYDLKNDVGETRNVADEHPEIVKRLQQAAEAARAELGDKLTGQKGAGVRPAGQMQPDDVRLKW
- a CDS encoding S1C family serine protease, with the translated sequence MNMSIASLVHRAEFRRTCILSMVLCLSLGGASFASAQRVSKNERNHRTVLTAFRDVVATPKRSTVIVINDGKPAALGAIVDTAGYIITKASELHGALVCELDSGEKLPAELLGVHRETDLALLKIEAKDLPVIQWRTADEPLAGSWLATPGPGELPISIGVVGAISREIEAPSGILGILLDQDDKGPRIDQVMPGSGAERAGLLVNDIVTMVNGQLVKTREELIRYVRTFQPGEILKLKVLRNEKSIELAATLGNRSMFDESDKRRDFQNSLGGDLSERRTGFPAAIEHDSVLRPQDCGGPLVDLDGKAVGINIARAGRVSTYSLPASVVLPLIKNLKKGAEELDVSIWRKADGLALGSEVSDRQSNDK
- a CDS encoding S1C family serine protease, which encodes METIFAGSTPASVADLKAMQDRVHEVVKKVNETVVGVRVGSAQGSGVVISEDGFVLTAAHVNGKPGRTVTFIFPDGSTRRGKTLGVNRGVDSGLMKISLKDGEKLQFAEQGDSTKVKIGQWVIAIGHPNGYQEGRQPVVRLGRVLTNRNTVMSTDCTLVGGDSGGPLFNADGEVIAIHSRIGSPLTANMHVPVNSFRDTWDRLAASEEWGSLDDGGPYIGVQGDPNSDKAIIARVYPDAPADKAGIKEGDILTKFDGEKVTDFASLATFVGRKSPGDRVPIEVLRDGETIRLEMTIGVRE